In one window of Enterobacteriaceae endosymbiont of Plateumaris pusilla DNA:
- a CDS encoding leucyl aminopeptidase: protein MKYLMEKINFTKKYKSECIVIGIFEKYQLSYIADIINKISNNYILNILKKNNFKGKINQILMLYEVPNILIKKVLIIGCGIKEKFNRENNKIIIKKIINKLKKIEIKDVLWCLTDLIIKNVDLYWNIRDTINIIEDKLYIFNKFKKIKKHKLSLIKFNINDNNIEVYKKAITHATAIKIGIITTKNLANLPPNICNPKYLSLETYKLAEKYSKNISVKIINEIEMKNLGMNAYLAVGNGSKNESMMSIIKYDNLFDHSQPIVLIGKGLTFDSGGISLKPSLNMDEMKYDMCGAACIYGVMNVISELKLPLKVIGIIAGSENMPDSNSFRPGDIIKTMSGKTVEIINTDAEGRLVLCDVLTYVNKFNPSIVIDIATLTGACVVALGNNISGLMSNNIKLSQNIIKASLDVDDRVWELPINDKNYYNQLQSDIADIRNTGNSNAGGAITAACFLSKFTKKYKWAHIDIAGTAWNYSKNNKSFASGRPVNLLCQFLLNYSYNN, encoded by the coding sequence ATGAAATATCTAATGGAAAAAATAAATTTTACAAAAAAATATAAATCAGAATGTATAGTAATTGGAATATTTGAGAAATATCAACTTTCTTATATTGCTGATATTATTAATAAAATATCTAATAATTATATATTAAATATTTTAAAAAAAAATAATTTTAAAGGAAAAATTAATCAAATATTGATGTTATATGAAGTACCTAACATTTTAATAAAAAAAGTATTAATTATTGGTTGCGGTATTAAAGAAAAATTTAATAGAGAAAATAATAAAATAATTATTAAAAAAATAATTAATAAATTAAAAAAAATTGAAATAAAAGATGTTCTCTGGTGTTTAACAGATTTAATAATTAAAAATGTTGATTTATATTGGAATATAAGAGATACAATAAATATTATTGAAGATAAACTTTATATTTTTAATAAATTTAAAAAAATAAAAAAACATAAATTATCTCTTATTAAATTTAACATAAATGATAATAATATTGAAGTTTATAAAAAAGCAATTACACATGCTACAGCAATTAAAATTGGTATTATAACAACTAAGAATCTTGCAAATTTACCTCCTAATATATGTAATCCTAAATATTTATCTTTAGAAACATATAAATTAGCTGAAAAGTATTCAAAAAATATTTCAGTAAAAATTATTAATGAAATAGAAATGAAAAATTTAGGTATGAATGCTTATTTAGCTGTGGGTAATGGTTCTAAAAATGAATCTATGATGTCTATTATTAAATATGATAATTTATTTGATCATAGTCAGCCTATAGTTTTAATAGGAAAAGGTTTAACTTTTGATTCAGGAGGAATATCTTTAAAACCTAGTTTAAATATGGATGAAATGAAATATGATATGTGTGGTGCAGCATGTATATATGGAGTAATGAATGTTATATCTGAATTAAAATTACCCCTTAAAGTTATTGGTATTATTGCAGGGTCTGAAAATATGCCTGATAGTAATTCATTTCGTCCTGGTGATATTATTAAAACAATGTCAGGAAAAACAGTAGAAATAATAAATACGGATGCGGAAGGAAGATTAGTTTTATGTGATGTATTAACATATGTAAATAAATTTAATCCTTCTATCGTTATAGATATTGCTACATTAACAGGAGCTTGTGTAGTTGCTTTAGGAAATAATATTAGTGGACTTATGTCTAATAATATAAAATTATCACAAAATATAATAAAAGCATCATTAGATGTAGATGATCGAGTTTGGGAATTACCTATTAATGATAAAAATTATTATAATCAATTACAATCAGATATTGCTGATATAAGAAATACTGGAAATTCTAACGCTGGAGGAGCTATTACAGCAGCATGTTTTTTATCAAAATTTACTAAAAAATATAAATGGGCTCATATCGATATTGCAGGAACAGCATGGAATTATAGTAAAAATAATAAATCTTTTGCTTCTGGTAGACCTGTTAATTTATTATGTCAATTTTTATTGAATTATTCATATAATAATTAA
- the dnaK gene encoding molecular chaperone DnaK translates to MSKIIGIDLGTTNSCVAIIDGNKARVLENAEGDRTTPSVIAYTKDGEILVGQPAKRQAITNPQNTLFAIKRLIGRRFQDEEVQRDIKIMPYKIVESNNGDAWLYVKGKKIAPPQISAEVLKKMKKTAEDFLGTKVSEAVITVPAYFNDAQRQATKDAGRIAGLEVKRIINEPTAAALAYGLDKGKGNQTIAVYDLGGGTFDISIIEIDEVDGEKTFEVLSTNGDTHLGGEDFDSRLINYLVSEFKKDQRIDLTNDPLAMQRLKETAEKAKIELSSTQQTDVNLPYITADSLGPKHLNIKVTRAKLESLVEDLIDKSINPLKIALKDAHLSISDINDVILVGGQTRMPMVQKKVADFFGKEPRKDVNPDEAVAIGAAVQGGVLAGDVKDVLLLDVTPLSLGIETVGGIMTTLINKNTTIPTKHSQVFSTAEDNQSAVTIHVVQGERKRASDNKSLGQFNLDGISPAPRGIPQIEVTFDIDADGILHVSAKDKKSGKEQKIIIKASSGLNEKEVEKMIRDAESNAELDIRFEELIKIRNESDQLIHSTKKKMEEVGDKITKEDKEFIENAINQLNISLKTEDKNDIQKKMQLLLQASSKISNLMENNNQQKTNNDMNNNKSKNKDNNVVDAEFEEVKDNKK, encoded by the coding sequence ATGAGTAAAATAATTGGTATTGATTTAGGTACAACTAATTCTTGTGTTGCAATAATAGATGGTAATAAAGCTCGTGTATTAGAAAATGCAGAAGGTGATAGAACTACACCATCTGTTATTGCTTATACTAAAGATGGTGAAATTCTAGTAGGTCAACCAGCTAAACGTCAAGCTATTACGAATCCGCAAAATACTCTTTTTGCAATTAAAAGACTTATTGGACGTCGTTTTCAAGATGAAGAAGTACAACGTGATATAAAAATTATGCCTTATAAAATTGTTGAATCAAATAACGGTGATGCATGGTTATATGTTAAAGGAAAAAAAATAGCACCACCACAAATTTCTGCTGAAGTATTAAAAAAAATGAAAAAAACAGCAGAAGATTTCTTAGGAACTAAAGTCAGTGAAGCTGTAATTACAGTTCCTGCTTATTTTAATGATGCTCAAAGACAAGCTACAAAAGATGCAGGACGTATAGCTGGATTAGAAGTAAAACGTATTATAAATGAACCAACTGCAGCAGCCTTAGCTTATGGATTAGATAAAGGAAAAGGAAATCAAACTATAGCTGTATATGATTTAGGAGGTGGAACATTTGATATCTCTATTATTGAAATAGATGAAGTTGATGGTGAAAAAACTTTTGAAGTATTATCAACAAATGGTGATACTCATTTAGGTGGTGAAGATTTTGATAGTCGTTTAATTAATTATTTAGTATCAGAATTTAAAAAAGATCAAAGAATTGATTTGACTAATGATCCATTAGCAATGCAACGTTTAAAAGAAACTGCAGAAAAAGCAAAAATCGAGTTGTCATCAACACAACAAACAGATGTAAATTTACCTTATATTACTGCAGATTCTTTAGGTCCTAAACATCTAAATATCAAAGTAACAAGAGCTAAATTAGAATCTTTAGTTGAAGATTTAATAGATAAATCCATAAATCCATTAAAAATAGCTTTAAAAGATGCACATTTATCTATATCTGATATTAATGATGTAATTTTAGTGGGTGGACAAACAAGAATGCCAATGGTTCAAAAAAAAGTTGCTGATTTTTTTGGAAAAGAACCTAGAAAAGATGTTAATCCAGATGAAGCAGTTGCAATAGGTGCTGCTGTTCAAGGTGGGGTATTGGCTGGTGATGTAAAAGATGTATTATTATTAGACGTCACACCTTTATCATTAGGAATAGAAACTGTCGGTGGTATTATGACTACTTTAATTAATAAAAATACTACTATTCCTACAAAACATAGTCAAGTTTTTTCAACTGCTGAAGATAATCAATCTGCTGTAACTATTCATGTAGTTCAAGGAGAACGTAAAAGAGCAAGTGATAATAAGTCTCTAGGACAGTTTAATTTAGATGGAATTAGTCCTGCACCTCGTGGTATTCCACAAATAGAAGTTACTTTTGATATAGACGCTGACGGAATATTACATGTTTCTGCAAAAGATAAAAAAAGTGGTAAAGAACAAAAAATTATAATAAAAGCATCATCAGGTCTTAATGAAAAAGAAGTAGAAAAAATGATAAGAGATGCAGAATCTAATGCTGAATTAGATATTCGTTTTGAAGAATTAATTAAAATACGTAATGAATCTGATCAACTTATTCATAGTACAAAGAAAAAAATGGAAGAAGTAGGTGATAAAATTACTAAAGAAGATAAAGAATTTATTGAAAATGCAATAAATCAACTTAATATATCATTGAAAACAGAAGATAAAAATGATATTCAAAAAAAAATGCAATTATTACTTCAAGCATCTAGTAAAATTTCAAATTTAATGGAAAATAATAATCAGCAAAAAACAAATAATGATATGAATAATAATAAATCTAAAAATAAAGATAATAATGTTGTAGATGCTGAATTTGAAGAAGTCAAAGATAATAAAAAATAA
- a CDS encoding Rid family detoxifying hydrolase — MKNIIYTKKAPIPIGSYVQGIVFNNIIITSGQIPINPINNKIDSNNIEKQTVQVLKNIKSIIDKANFSIKNIVKTTIFLINLDDFNIINNIYKNFFIQNNAHFPARTCVEVSRLPLNSKIEIEAIAMKLNNNYY; from the coding sequence ATGAAAAATATCATTTATACTAAAAAAGCACCTATTCCTATAGGTTCTTATGTTCAAGGAATTGTATTTAATAACATTATTATTACTTCAGGTCAAATACCTATTAATCCAATAAATAATAAAATTGATAGTAATAATATAGAAAAACAAACTGTGCAAGTATTAAAAAATATAAAATCTATTATTGATAAAGCAAATTTTTCTATTAAAAATATAGTAAAAACTACAATATTTTTAATAAATTTAGATGATTTTAATATCATCAATAATATATATAAAAATTTTTTTATTCAAAATAATGCTCATTTTCCAGCTAGAACTTGTGTAGAAGTATCTCGTTTACCACTAAATTCAAAAATTGAAATAGAAGCTATAGCAATGAAACTAAATAATAATTATTATTAA
- a CDS encoding extracellular solute-binding protein, whose amino-acid sequence MIFLIKLIFVFFILNLQNIYSYANTNNTIFFYNWTEYVPDGLLEEFTKETGIKVIYSTYESNESMYAKLKTYKKDSYDLIVPSTYFIAKMKNEGMLLKINKNKLTNFINLDPKFLNKSFDPNNDYSIPYIWGFTTIAINSNNINSNNINSWADLWNPKYKNSISLIDDAREVFQVALMKLGYSGNETNLNHIKEAFQELQKLIPNIITFNSDNPGIPFIEGEAKLGMIWNGSAYALKKLGIPLKIIWPKEGGIFWMDSFAIPSNAKNVEGALKLINFLLKARISAQVAEITGYSTPNLAAKKLLPKNIINDNTLYPNDQIIKKGEWQNDIGDNINKEYESYFQKLKNS is encoded by the coding sequence ATGATTTTTTTAATAAAATTAATATTTGTTTTTTTTATATTAAATTTACAAAATATATACTCATATGCTAATACTAATAATACAATCTTTTTTTATAATTGGACAGAATATGTTCCTGATGGTTTATTAGAAGAATTTACTAAAGAAACTGGAATTAAAGTAATTTATTCAACATATGAATCAAATGAAAGTATGTATGCAAAATTAAAAACTTATAAAAAAGATTCTTATGATCTTATTGTTCCTTCTACATATTTTATAGCTAAAATGAAAAATGAAGGAATGTTATTAAAAATAAATAAAAATAAATTAACAAATTTTATTAATTTAGATCCTAAATTTTTAAATAAATCTTTTGATCCTAATAATGATTATTCAATTCCATATATATGGGGATTTACAACTATAGCTATAAATAGTAATAACATAAATTCAAATAATATAAATAGTTGGGCTGATTTATGGAATCCTAAATATAAAAATTCAATTTCTTTAATTGATGATGCTAGAGAAGTTTTTCAAGTTGCATTAATGAAATTAGGTTATTCAGGAAATGAAACTAATTTAAATCATATTAAAGAAGCATTTCAAGAATTACAAAAATTAATACCTAATATTATTACATTTAATTCAGATAATCCTGGAATTCCTTTTATAGAAGGAGAAGCTAAGTTAGGTATGATATGGAATGGATCTGCATATGCATTAAAAAAATTAGGCATCCCTTTAAAAATTATTTGGCCTAAAGAAGGTGGTATTTTTTGGATGGATAGTTTTGCTATTCCTTCTAACGCAAAAAATGTAGAAGGAGCTTTAAAATTAATTAATTTTTTATTAAAAGCTAGAATATCAGCTCAAGTAGCAGAAATAACAGGATATTCAACACCAAATTTAGCAGCAAAAAAATTATTACCTAAAAATATAATTAATGATAATACATTATATCCAAATGATCAAATAATTAAAAAAGGTGAATGGCAAAATGATATAGGAGACAATATTAATAAAGAATATGAATCTTACTTTCAAAAATTAAAAAATTCATAA
- a CDS encoding valine--tRNA ligase, which produces MDKIYNPKEFEKKIYFYWENNNYFKCVIDKSKKNFSIMVPPPNITGSLHMGHALQCIIIDIIIRYQRMLGKNILCQVGTDHAGIAIQSIIEKKIFIKKNKNEHKNNKNIFLNEAWKWKKKYCEIIFSQMRRLGLSADWNRKRFTMDKNFSKSVRNIFISLYEEGLIYKKKKLTHWDLKLHTAISDLEVEHKKVNAHIWYIRYSLENNMTTLTGKNYLIISTTRPETLLADTAIAVNPLDKRYSNLIGKFAIVPLINRKIPIITDNHADINKGTGCVKISPAHDFDDYQVALRNNLPLINIFNTYGNILQKYQIYNINGKKTTIYPNKIPNIFHNLYYTEARKIIINMIKNNGFLEKYEQKLILIPYSSRSNTIIQPILTSQWYLNIKKLAKPAINAVKKKKIIFFPKNYENMFYSWMENIQDWCISRQLWWGHKIPIWYDINKNIYIGKNEQEIRKKYNLNKNFFIIQDQNVLDTWFSSSLWTFITLDWPNNTQEFYMFHPTNVIVSGFDIIFFWISRMIMMTMHFVKNKNNTSQIPFKNILMTGLIRDEKGEKMSKSKGNVIDPIDIIDGISFSNLIKKRLNNVTEIKYIKLIKDYTKKQFPDGSKSYGADSLRFTLAALSSTGRDIYWDMSRLDGYRNFCNKIWNASIFILKNIKYEYINNKEKLSIPDKWIISEYNLVIKLYSDALNKYRFDQATNILYNFIWNKFCDWYLEYAKIIFKDKIYTKYLGTYYTLYYVFESLLKLAHPIIPFITEIIWQKIKNNKKTYNNSIMVQSFPIFNKIEIDNKATKFFNIFIKIITIVRKIKIEMYIKNNKQINLYLKNKNKEILFFLQKNNILLKNFLNIDKIFFISQEELFPKISFIKKLNDVELSVPINNNLINKKYILIKIEKELKNNKQLIDYLNKNIQNKKFFKHAPKNIIENNIKKLKKCQNLQIELIKKQKLILTL; this is translated from the coding sequence ATGGATAAAATATATAACCCTAAAGAATTTGAAAAAAAAATTTACTTTTATTGGGAAAATAATAATTATTTTAAATGTGTAATAGATAAATCTAAAAAAAATTTTTCTATTATGGTTCCTCCTCCAAATATTACTGGTTCTTTACATATGGGACATGCATTACAATGTATTATAATTGATATAATAATACGTTATCAACGTATGTTAGGTAAAAATATTTTATGTCAAGTAGGTACAGATCATGCAGGAATAGCTATTCAAAGCATAATAGAAAAAAAAATATTTATAAAAAAAAATAAAAACGAACATAAAAATAATAAAAATATTTTTTTAAATGAAGCATGGAAATGGAAAAAAAAATATTGCGAAATAATATTTAGTCAAATGCGTAGACTAGGATTATCTGCAGATTGGAATCGTAAAAGATTCACTATGGATAAAAATTTTTCTAAATCTGTACGAAATATTTTTATATCTCTTTATGAAGAAGGATTAATATATAAAAAAAAAAAATTAACTCACTGGGATTTAAAACTCCATACTGCGATTTCTGATTTAGAAGTAGAACATAAAAAAGTTAATGCTCATATTTGGTATATTCGTTATTCATTAGAAAATAACATGACAACATTAACTGGTAAAAATTATTTAATTATTTCTACTACTAGACCAGAAACATTATTAGCTGATACAGCTATAGCTGTTAATCCATTAGATAAACGTTATTCAAATTTAATAGGAAAATTTGCAATAGTACCATTAATTAATAGAAAAATACCTATTATTACAGATAATCATGCAGATATAAATAAAGGTACTGGATGTGTTAAAATCAGTCCAGCACATGATTTTGATGATTATCAAGTAGCTTTAAGAAATAATTTACCTTTAATTAATATATTTAATACTTATGGTAATATTTTACAAAAATATCAAATTTATAATATTAATGGTAAAAAAACAACAATATATCCTAATAAAATACCTAATATATTTCACAATTTATATTATACAGAAGCAAGAAAAATTATCATTAATATGATTAAAAATAATGGTTTTCTTGAAAAATATGAACAAAAATTAATATTAATACCATATAGTTCTCGCAGTAATACTATTATTCAACCTATACTAACTAGTCAATGGTATTTAAATATAAAAAAATTAGCTAAACCAGCAATAAATGCAGTTAAAAAAAAAAAGATTATTTTTTTCCCTAAAAATTACGAAAATATGTTCTATTCTTGGATGGAAAATATTCAAGATTGGTGTATATCTCGTCAATTATGGTGGGGTCATAAAATACCAATATGGTATGATATTAATAAAAATATTTATATTGGAAAAAATGAACAGGAAATACGTAAAAAATATAATTTAAATAAAAATTTTTTTATAATACAAGATCAAAATGTTTTAGATACTTGGTTTTCATCAAGTTTATGGACTTTTATTACTTTAGATTGGCCTAATAATACACAAGAATTTTATATGTTTCATCCAACAAATGTTATTGTTAGTGGTTTTGATATTATATTTTTTTGGATATCTAGAATGATCATGATGACAATGCATTTTGTAAAAAATAAAAATAATACGTCGCAAATACCATTTAAAAATATTTTAATGACTGGATTAATTAGAGATGAAAAAGGAGAAAAAATGTCAAAATCAAAAGGAAATGTTATTGATCCCATTGATATTATTGATGGTATTTCATTTTCTAATTTAATAAAAAAAAGACTTAATAATGTAACAGAAATAAAATATATAAAATTAATTAAAGATTATACAAAAAAACAATTTCCAGATGGAAGTAAAAGTTATGGAGCAGATTCTTTAAGATTTACATTAGCTGCTTTATCTTCTACTGGCAGAGATATATATTGGGATATGTCTCGCTTAGATGGTTATCGTAATTTTTGTAATAAAATTTGGAATGCTAGTATTTTTATATTAAAAAATATAAAATATGAATATATAAATAATAAAGAAAAATTATCTATACCTGATAAATGGATTATTAGTGAATATAATTTAGTTATAAAATTATATTCAGATGCATTAAATAAATATCGTTTTGATCAAGCTACTAATATTTTATATAATTTTATATGGAATAAATTTTGTGATTGGTATTTAGAATATGCAAAAATTATTTTTAAAGATAAAATTTATACTAAATATTTAGGAACATATTATACATTATATTATGTTTTTGAATCATTATTAAAACTTGCTCATCCTATTATTCCTTTTATAACAGAAATTATATGGCAAAAAATTAAAAATAATAAAAAAACATATAATAATAGTATTATGGTACAATCCTTTCCAATATTTAATAAAATAGAAATAGATAATAAAGCTACAAAATTTTTTAATATTTTTATTAAAATAATTACTATTGTTCGTAAAATAAAAATTGAAATGTATATAAAAAATAATAAACAAATTAATCTGTATTTAAAAAATAAAAATAAAGAAATATTATTTTTTTTACAAAAAAATAATATTTTATTAAAAAATTTTTTAAATATTGATAAAATTTTTTTTATATCACAGGAAGAATTATTTCCTAAAATATCATTTATAAAAAAATTAAATGATGTAGAATTATCAGTTCCTATAAATAATAATTTAATTAATAAAAAGTATATTTTAATTAAAATTGAAAAAGAATTAAAAAATAATAAACAATTAATAGATTATTTGAATAAAAATATTCAAAATAAAAAATTTTTTAAACATGCACCTAAAAATATTATTGAAAATAATATTAAAAAATTAAAAAAATGTCAAAATTTACAAATAGAATTAATTAAAAAACAAAAATTAATTTTAACATTATAA
- the argF gene encoding ornithine carbamoyltransferase, whose product MNQFYNRHFLKLSNFSKKDIYELLNISLKIKDDKNKNKEIKKLYNKNIVLIFEKESTRTRCSFEIACYEQEAKITYLSKYNSHIGYKESIKDTARILGQIYDGILFRGKHQKDIEILAQYAGIPVWNGLTNEFHPIQILSDLLTIKENLINKSLDEIILSYIGDINNNIANTFLEAALIIGFNLNLISPKKLWPNNKLFNNLLLNNNKIILTDNIDDGVNGADFIYTDIWLSMGESSKLWESRINDLHNYQVNKELILKTKNKNIKIMHCLPSLHLYYHYKKLFNQTIISKYNLFNGLEITDEIFESENSIIFQQSENKLHIIKAIILSTLLKNKY is encoded by the coding sequence ATGAATCAATTTTATAATCGTCATTTTTTAAAATTATCAAATTTTTCTAAGAAAGATATTTATGAATTACTTAATATTTCTTTAAAAATTAAAGATGATAAAAATAAAAATAAAGAAATTAAAAAATTATATAATAAAAATATTGTCTTAATTTTTGAAAAAGAATCAACTAGAACGAGATGTTCTTTTGAAATAGCATGTTATGAACAAGAAGCTAAAATAACATATTTAAGCAAATATAATAGTCATATAGGATATAAAGAATCAATTAAAGATACAGCTCGTATATTAGGTCAAATATATGATGGAATTTTATTCCGAGGAAAACATCAAAAAGATATAGAAATCTTAGCACAATATGCAGGAATTCCTGTCTGGAATGGTTTAACAAATGAATTTCATCCTATTCAAATATTATCAGATTTATTAACAATAAAAGAAAATTTAATAAATAAATCTTTAGATGAAATTATATTATCATATATAGGAGATATAAATAATAATATTGCTAATACTTTTTTAGAAGCAGCATTAATTATTGGATTTAATTTAAATTTAATATCACCAAAAAAGTTATGGCCTAATAATAAATTATTTAATAATTTATTATTAAATAATAATAAAATTATTTTAACTGATAATATTGATGATGGTGTTAATGGTGCTGATTTTATTTATACTGATATTTGGTTATCAATGGGAGAATCTTCAAAATTATGGGAATCAAGAATTAATGATTTACATAATTATCAAGTAAATAAGGAACTTATATTAAAAACTAAAAATAAAAATATAAAAATTATGCATTGTTTACCATCATTACATTTATATTATCATTATAAAAAACTTTTTAATCAAACAATAATATCTAAATATAATTTATTTAATGGATTAGAAATTACAGATGAAATTTTTGAATCTGAAAATAGTATTATTTTTCAACAATCAGAAAATAAACTTCATATTATTAAAGCGATAATATTATCGACGTTATTAAAAAATAAATATTGA